Proteins from a single region of Syngnathus typhle isolate RoL2023-S1 ecotype Sweden linkage group LG10, RoL_Styp_1.0, whole genome shotgun sequence:
- the etv1 gene encoding ETS translocation variant 1 isoform X1 → MMEESHDQQVPHGFAKKTVKKRRICERSSNVRRKLIKSNLSVDTEELFQDLNRLQEIWLAEAQVPDNDEQFVPDFQTENLAFHGLQLKIKRELHSPCSELSSTCSQERPFKLQYGEKCLYNISAYEQKQHAGMKPSSPVTPPCSTPVSPLHHGTPTPKPERTYAHAPPSLPDAAYAMDHRFRRQLSEPCHSFPSPPTMSRDVRPLYQRQMSEPSIPFPPQGFKQEYPDPLFEPHPAMMGAPLPHMYPAAMMIKQEPRDFNYDSAEVPSCHSVYLRQDGYLAHANRTEGCMFDKVARHFYDDTCVVPEKAEGEIKQEAGLYREGPSYQRRGSLQLWQFLVALLDDPSNSHFIAWTGRGMEFKLIEPEEVARRWGIQKNRPAMNYDKLSRSLRYYYEKGIMQKVAGERYVYKFVCDPEALFSMAFPDNQRPVLKSDVERHVNEEDTVPLSHFDESAPYSQETPYCQPHPYSEAYVY, encoded by the exons ATGATGGAAGAATCCCACGACCAGCAGGTCCCTCACGGTTTCGCCAAA aagaCGGTGAAAAAGAGGAGAATTTGTGAGAGGTCATCAAACGTCAGGAGAAAGTTGATTAAGTCCAACCTGTCGGTGGACACTGAAG AACTTTTCCAAGACCTGAATCGATTGCAGGAGATCTGGCTGGCAGAAG CTCAAGTTCCCGACAATGACGAGCAGTTCGTCCCAGACTTCCAGACTGAAAACT TGGCGTTTCACGGCCTGCAGCTGAAGATCAAGAGGGAGCTGCACAGTCCGTGCTCCGAGCTGAGCTCCACCTGCAGCCAAGAGCGGCCCTTCAAGCTCCAGTATGGAGAGAAGTGCCTGTACAACATCAG TGCCTACGAGCAGAAACAGCACGCAGGCATGAAACCCTCCAGCCCAGTGACGCCCCCTTGTAGCACCCCCGTGTCCCCACTTCATCATGGCACACCCACGCCCAAACCCGAGCGGACCTACGCCCACGCTCCGCCCTCCTTACCCGATGCCGCCTACGCCATGGACCACAG ATTCCGCCGTCAGCTCTCCGAGCCGTGCCACTCCTTCCCATCCCCGCCGACCATGTCCCGGGACGTGCGGCCCCTGTACCAGCGTCAGATGTCTGAGCCCAGCATTCCCTTCCCTCCTCAAGGCTTTAAGCAAGAGTACCCCGACCCGCTGTTTGAACCCCATCCCGCCATGATGGGAGCGCCGCTGCCCCACATGTACCCCGCCGCCATGATGATCAAGCAGGAGCCCCGCGACTTCAACTACGACTCAG CGGAAGTGCCCAGTTGCCATTCGGTTTACCTGCGCCAAGATGGCTACCTGGCACACGCCAACCGGACTGAAG GTTGCATGTTTGACAAAGTTGCCAGGCACTTTTACGACGACACCTGCGTGGTGCCCGAAAAAGCGGAAG GCGAGATCAAGCAGGAGGCTGGACTGTACCGCGAGGGTCCATCCTACCAGCGACGAGGATCTCTTCAGCTGTGGCAGTTCTTGGTGGCGCTGCTGGACGACCCGTCCAACTCGCACTTCATCGCCTGGACGGGCCGTGGCATGGAGTTCAAGCTCATCGAACCTGAGGAG GTGGCACGCCGATGGGGCATCCAGAAGAACCGACCGGCCATGAACTACGACAAGTTGAGTCGATCGCTGCGCTACTACTACGAGAAGGGAATCATGCAGAAA GTGGCGGGCGAGAGATACGTGTACAAATTTGTGTGCGATCCGGAGGCCTTGTTCTCCATGGCCTTTCCCGACAACCAGCGTCCGGTCCTGAAGAGCGACGTGGAGCGTCACGTCAACGAAGAGGACACCGTGCCCCTGTCGCACTTTGACGAGAGCGCCCCCTACTCCCAGGAGACGCCCTACTGCCAGCCGCACCCGTACAGCGAGGCCTACGTCTACTAG
- the etv1 gene encoding ETS translocation variant 1 isoform X2: protein MLQDLSASVLFPSCLQRTTFAQVPDNDEQFVPDFQTENLAFHGLQLKIKRELHSPCSELSSTCSQERPFKLQYGEKCLYNISAYEQKQHAGMKPSSPVTPPCSTPVSPLHHGTPTPKPERTYAHAPPSLPDAAYAMDHRFRRQLSEPCHSFPSPPTMSRDVRPLYQRQMSEPSIPFPPQGFKQEYPDPLFEPHPAMMGAPLPHMYPAAMMIKQEPRDFNYDSAEVPSCHSVYLRQDGYLAHANRTEGCMFDKVARHFYDDTCVVPEKAEGEIKQEAGLYREGPSYQRRGSLQLWQFLVALLDDPSNSHFIAWTGRGMEFKLIEPEEVARRWGIQKNRPAMNYDKLSRSLRYYYEKGIMQKVAGERYVYKFVCDPEALFSMAFPDNQRPVLKSDVERHVNEEDTVPLSHFDESAPYSQETPYCQPHPYSEAYVY from the exons ATGCTTCAGGATTTAAGCGCCAGCGTCCTCTTTCCATCGTGTCTGCAGCGCACAACTTTTG CTCAAGTTCCCGACAATGACGAGCAGTTCGTCCCAGACTTCCAGACTGAAAACT TGGCGTTTCACGGCCTGCAGCTGAAGATCAAGAGGGAGCTGCACAGTCCGTGCTCCGAGCTGAGCTCCACCTGCAGCCAAGAGCGGCCCTTCAAGCTCCAGTATGGAGAGAAGTGCCTGTACAACATCAG TGCCTACGAGCAGAAACAGCACGCAGGCATGAAACCCTCCAGCCCAGTGACGCCCCCTTGTAGCACCCCCGTGTCCCCACTTCATCATGGCACACCCACGCCCAAACCCGAGCGGACCTACGCCCACGCTCCGCCCTCCTTACCCGATGCCGCCTACGCCATGGACCACAG ATTCCGCCGTCAGCTCTCCGAGCCGTGCCACTCCTTCCCATCCCCGCCGACCATGTCCCGGGACGTGCGGCCCCTGTACCAGCGTCAGATGTCTGAGCCCAGCATTCCCTTCCCTCCTCAAGGCTTTAAGCAAGAGTACCCCGACCCGCTGTTTGAACCCCATCCCGCCATGATGGGAGCGCCGCTGCCCCACATGTACCCCGCCGCCATGATGATCAAGCAGGAGCCCCGCGACTTCAACTACGACTCAG CGGAAGTGCCCAGTTGCCATTCGGTTTACCTGCGCCAAGATGGCTACCTGGCACACGCCAACCGGACTGAAG GTTGCATGTTTGACAAAGTTGCCAGGCACTTTTACGACGACACCTGCGTGGTGCCCGAAAAAGCGGAAG GCGAGATCAAGCAGGAGGCTGGACTGTACCGCGAGGGTCCATCCTACCAGCGACGAGGATCTCTTCAGCTGTGGCAGTTCTTGGTGGCGCTGCTGGACGACCCGTCCAACTCGCACTTCATCGCCTGGACGGGCCGTGGCATGGAGTTCAAGCTCATCGAACCTGAGGAG GTGGCACGCCGATGGGGCATCCAGAAGAACCGACCGGCCATGAACTACGACAAGTTGAGTCGATCGCTGCGCTACTACTACGAGAAGGGAATCATGCAGAAA GTGGCGGGCGAGAGATACGTGTACAAATTTGTGTGCGATCCGGAGGCCTTGTTCTCCATGGCCTTTCCCGACAACCAGCGTCCGGTCCTGAAGAGCGACGTGGAGCGTCACGTCAACGAAGAGGACACCGTGCCCCTGTCGCACTTTGACGAGAGCGCCCCCTACTCCCAGGAGACGCCCTACTGCCAGCCGCACCCGTACAGCGAGGCCTACGTCTACTAG